From a region of the Micropterus dolomieu isolate WLL.071019.BEF.003 ecotype Adirondacks linkage group LG21, ASM2129224v1, whole genome shotgun sequence genome:
- the nr2f1a gene encoding nuclear receptor subfamily 2 group F member 1-A isoform X1, with protein MAMVVSVWRDPQEDVAGGPPSGPNPAAQPAREQQQAASAAPHTPQTPSQPGPPSTPGTAGDKGSQNSGQSQHIECVVCGDKSSGKHYGQFTCEGCKSFFKRSVRRNLTYSCRANRNCPIDQHHRNQCQYCRLKKCLKVGMRREAVQRGRMPPTQPNPGQYALTNGDPLNGHCYLSGYISLLLRAEPYPTSRYGSQCMQPNNIMGIENICELAARLLFSAVEWARNIPFFPDLQITDQVSLLRLTWSELFVLNAAQCSMPLHVAPLLAAAGLHASPMSADRVVAFMDHIRIFQEQVEKLKTLHVDSAEYSCLKAIVLFTSDACGLSDAAHIESLQEKSQCALEEYVRSQYPNQPSRFGKLLLRLPSLRTVSSSVIEQLFFVRLVGKTPIETLIRDMLLSGSSFNWPYMSIQ; from the exons ATGGCAATGGTAGTTAGCGTCTGGCGAGATCCGCAGGAAGACGTGGCCGGAGGACCTCCGAGCGGCCCCAACCCAGCAGCGCAGCCGGCGAGGGAGCAGCAGCAGGCGGCGTCGGCGGCTCCGCACACTCCGCAGACCCCCAGCCAGCCTGGTCCCCCGTCCACACCGGGGACCGCTGGGGACAAGGGGAGTCAAAATTCCGGACAGAGTCAGCATATCGAATGTGTGGTTTGCGGAGACAAATCGAGCGGCAAACACTACGGCCAGTTCACCTGCGAGGGATGCAAAAGTTTCTTCAAGAGGAGTGTACGGAGGAACTTAACATACTCATGTCGTGCCAACAGGAACTGTCCCATTGACCAGCACCACCGAAATCAGTGCCAATACTGCCGGCTGAAGAAGTGTTTAAAAGTGGGAATGCGGCGGGAAg cgGTTCAGCGAGGACGAATGCCTCCAACCCAGCCCAACCCAGGCCAGTACGCGCTGACGAATGGGGACCCTCTGAATGGCCATTGCTATCTGTCCGGATACATCTCGTTATTGCTGCGGGCCGAGCCCTACCCGACGTCCCGGTACGGGAGCCAGTGCATGCAGCCCAACAATATCATGGGCATCGAGAACATCTGCGAGCTGGCGGCTCGCTTGCTCTTCAGCGCCGTGGAGTGGGCGAGAAACATCCCTTTCTTTCCCGACCTGCAGATCACCGACCAGGTGTCCCTTCTCAGGCTGACTTGGAGCGAGTTGTTTGTGCTTAACGCAGCCCAGTGCTCCATGCCACTGCATGTGGCCCCTCTGCTCGCCGCGGCGGGCCTCCACGCCTCCCCGATGTCCGCGGACCGCGTCGTGGCTTTCATGGATCACATCCGGATCTTCCAGGAGCAAGTGGAGAAGCTTAAGACCCTGCACGTAGACTCGGCAGAGTACAGCTGCCTCAAGGCCATCGTGCTTTTTACATCAG ACGCTTGCGGTCTGTCGGACGCTGCTCACATCGAGAGCCTACAGGAGAAATCCCAGTGCGCCCTGGAGGAGTACGTCAGGAGCCAGTACCCGAACCAGCCCAGCCGCTTTGGGAAGCTCCTGCTGCGGCTGCCCTCTCTGCGCACCGTCTCATCGTCGGTAATCGAGCAGCTGTTCTTCGTCCGCTTGGTAGGTAAAACTCCTATTGAAACCCTCATCAGGGATATGCTATTATCCGGGAGCAGCTTCAACTGGCCTTACATGTCCATCCAATGA
- the nr2f1a gene encoding nuclear receptor subfamily 2 group F member 1-A isoform X2, which translates to MAMVVSVWRDPQEDVAGGPPSGPNPAAQPAREQQQAASAAPHTPQTPSQPGPPSTPGTAGDKGSQNSGQSQHIECVVCGDKSSGKHYGQFTCEGCKSFFKRSVRRNLTYSCRANRNCPIDQHHRNQCQYCRLKKCLKVGMRREVQRGRMPPTQPNPGQYALTNGDPLNGHCYLSGYISLLLRAEPYPTSRYGSQCMQPNNIMGIENICELAARLLFSAVEWARNIPFFPDLQITDQVSLLRLTWSELFVLNAAQCSMPLHVAPLLAAAGLHASPMSADRVVAFMDHIRIFQEQVEKLKTLHVDSAEYSCLKAIVLFTSDACGLSDAAHIESLQEKSQCALEEYVRSQYPNQPSRFGKLLLRLPSLRTVSSSVIEQLFFVRLVGKTPIETLIRDMLLSGSSFNWPYMSIQ; encoded by the exons ATGGCAATGGTAGTTAGCGTCTGGCGAGATCCGCAGGAAGACGTGGCCGGAGGACCTCCGAGCGGCCCCAACCCAGCAGCGCAGCCGGCGAGGGAGCAGCAGCAGGCGGCGTCGGCGGCTCCGCACACTCCGCAGACCCCCAGCCAGCCTGGTCCCCCGTCCACACCGGGGACCGCTGGGGACAAGGGGAGTCAAAATTCCGGACAGAGTCAGCATATCGAATGTGTGGTTTGCGGAGACAAATCGAGCGGCAAACACTACGGCCAGTTCACCTGCGAGGGATGCAAAAGTTTCTTCAAGAGGAGTGTACGGAGGAACTTAACATACTCATGTCGTGCCAACAGGAACTGTCCCATTGACCAGCACCACCGAAATCAGTGCCAATACTGCCGGCTGAAGAAGTGTTTAAAAGTGGGAATGCGGCGGGAAg TTCAGCGAGGACGAATGCCTCCAACCCAGCCCAACCCAGGCCAGTACGCGCTGACGAATGGGGACCCTCTGAATGGCCATTGCTATCTGTCCGGATACATCTCGTTATTGCTGCGGGCCGAGCCCTACCCGACGTCCCGGTACGGGAGCCAGTGCATGCAGCCCAACAATATCATGGGCATCGAGAACATCTGCGAGCTGGCGGCTCGCTTGCTCTTCAGCGCCGTGGAGTGGGCGAGAAACATCCCTTTCTTTCCCGACCTGCAGATCACCGACCAGGTGTCCCTTCTCAGGCTGACTTGGAGCGAGTTGTTTGTGCTTAACGCAGCCCAGTGCTCCATGCCACTGCATGTGGCCCCTCTGCTCGCCGCGGCGGGCCTCCACGCCTCCCCGATGTCCGCGGACCGCGTCGTGGCTTTCATGGATCACATCCGGATCTTCCAGGAGCAAGTGGAGAAGCTTAAGACCCTGCACGTAGACTCGGCAGAGTACAGCTGCCTCAAGGCCATCGTGCTTTTTACATCAG ACGCTTGCGGTCTGTCGGACGCTGCTCACATCGAGAGCCTACAGGAGAAATCCCAGTGCGCCCTGGAGGAGTACGTCAGGAGCCAGTACCCGAACCAGCCCAGCCGCTTTGGGAAGCTCCTGCTGCGGCTGCCCTCTCTGCGCACCGTCTCATCGTCGGTAATCGAGCAGCTGTTCTTCGTCCGCTTGGTAGGTAAAACTCCTATTGAAACCCTCATCAGGGATATGCTATTATCCGGGAGCAGCTTCAACTGGCCTTACATGTCCATCCAATGA